A DNA window from Treponema sp. J25 contains the following coding sequences:
- a CDS encoding PD-(D/E)XK nuclease family protein has product MDSPSAVLSIILNHLQNRDVRFVFPSSVVARHWAETTCVATDKPLDLRRFIAWDVFKEEALSQREEKLRPANRLLRLLFATHCLRENKKHTQEGKPLLYELIPPAYAAEYQVFVPYVAELLPALKKIVEAIANQTARTEQDGRAGSAPDGSISAPLFFSDSLSFSMPSWFQQVQNPYYRDVVLLYHWYAQFLTKQGFFEPSWKEGEFSENPAEWIIFFPELLEDWDQFEGALPPAVKRVPLSVLEREDMQKGGAGDVPENEAQRQHKETPCLDSPVIGPSEEEKRACLTTLLGELHQGALSFSTIREEVRFVILLLRELLRSGLYRCQDILISIPELEKYRELLQLESALRDVPLQIQQGRFLAELPGGSFFLRMQEVEASLWSYDALRYFLEDGAIPWKERKKNLWLLEFGKLFRCLAGFREGETPQDVWLETFKKVKTFSDQDLAAKGWYGPAVAELETYYQGLKRRVQKCLFAPSFDKLKQYLDEFITAFIDRSAMDDLVDPVFAIAQDELEQLIRLEASLQDFAVENPYALFIQHLKQTPYVAQGKGAGIRVYPYRVAAGCGGSLHIVMNASQDALSVVADEGPLLREDRKAALEIKSKDLTPFFIQAYKGGSDVVFFTVPQRTLDGSYCLPHQALRIVEWNAGGASSPGQVPRMSSGISLGDLVNWLFQQDPYEKGDPLGGTETAAQVLAATRLARRHYPQGGGHLWYDLRRESLEDPALLEKIQARFKNEISPSSLNLFLRCPYAWFLQQALRIQEQETEVVTVDARDEGLVYHAILEGFFKELQKEGTLEGGQLERYQKILETHIEGVRKTFTRQEGVFQEEVYNMLITRIGGRLRDYLAQDMENLSGHRIVGVEFDGAFYALPRKEGAASSYRLAGRIDLLTMDREGNLMITDFKRKRLPDPGALLLQESALPSRENMYDLQIAAYIRMVEHTPIEEKCRKVHRARLYSLEEGNLQKVIDPIGSATNSRRLPVTRDSYEATLEMVDWLCEAYIEALESGDFPVPDLEHQEVCEDCSVRSVCRVPFAADRLSGRWKGYAPEEWRATRL; this is encoded by the coding sequence ATGGACTCTCCTTCGGCTGTTCTTTCCATCATTTTGAACCATCTTCAGAATCGGGATGTTCGCTTTGTTTTCCCTTCCTCGGTAGTTGCCCGGCACTGGGCAGAAACCACCTGTGTGGCCACCGATAAACCCCTGGACCTGCGGCGCTTTATTGCCTGGGACGTGTTTAAGGAAGAGGCCCTTTCGCAGCGGGAAGAAAAACTCCGGCCCGCTAATCGGCTGTTACGGCTCCTTTTTGCTACCCACTGTTTAAGAGAAAACAAAAAGCACACCCAGGAAGGTAAGCCCCTTTTGTATGAGCTCATTCCACCCGCCTATGCGGCGGAATATCAGGTCTTTGTGCCCTACGTGGCGGAACTCCTTCCGGCTCTTAAAAAAATAGTTGAGGCCATTGCAAACCAGACCGCCAGAACTGAACAGGATGGAAGGGCCGGCTCCGCCCCCGACGGTTCCATATCGGCGCCCCTCTTTTTCTCAGATAGCCTGTCCTTCTCGATGCCGTCCTGGTTTCAGCAGGTACAGAACCCGTACTATCGAGATGTGGTTCTTTTGTATCATTGGTACGCCCAATTCCTTACAAAACAGGGTTTTTTTGAGCCCTCCTGGAAAGAAGGGGAGTTCTCGGAGAATCCCGCTGAGTGGATTATCTTTTTCCCCGAATTACTCGAAGATTGGGATCAGTTTGAAGGGGCCCTGCCCCCTGCAGTGAAAAGGGTCCCCCTTTCTGTGCTGGAGAGGGAAGACATGCAAAAAGGGGGAGCCGGTGACGTTCCAGAAAACGAAGCCCAGCGCCAGCACAAAGAAACACCGTGTTTGGATTCTCCGGTTATCGGGCCTTCGGAAGAGGAGAAAAGAGCGTGTCTTACCACCCTCCTCGGGGAACTGCACCAGGGGGCGCTCTCCTTTTCTACGATCCGGGAAGAAGTTCGATTTGTGATACTCTTACTGCGGGAACTCCTGCGGAGTGGCCTTTACCGTTGTCAGGATATCCTGATATCGATCCCGGAACTGGAAAAGTACCGGGAACTCCTGCAGTTGGAAAGCGCCCTGCGGGATGTGCCCCTCCAGATTCAACAGGGGCGCTTTTTGGCCGAATTACCGGGGGGAAGTTTTTTCCTCCGCATGCAGGAAGTAGAAGCATCCCTCTGGTCCTACGATGCCCTTCGCTACTTTCTGGAAGATGGGGCAATCCCCTGGAAGGAACGAAAAAAGAATCTGTGGCTCCTGGAATTTGGGAAACTCTTTCGCTGCCTCGCGGGCTTTCGGGAAGGAGAGACGCCGCAGGATGTATGGCTTGAAACCTTTAAAAAGGTAAAGACCTTCTCAGACCAGGACCTCGCCGCCAAAGGGTGGTATGGACCGGCGGTGGCGGAACTGGAAACGTACTATCAAGGACTCAAACGGCGGGTTCAAAAGTGTCTTTTTGCCCCCTCTTTTGATAAGCTGAAGCAGTACCTTGATGAGTTTATCACCGCTTTTATCGATCGATCTGCCATGGATGACCTGGTGGATCCGGTCTTTGCGATTGCCCAGGACGAGCTTGAACAGTTAATTCGTCTTGAGGCCTCTTTGCAGGATTTTGCAGTAGAGAACCCCTATGCGTTATTTATCCAGCACTTAAAGCAAACCCCCTATGTGGCCCAGGGGAAAGGGGCGGGAATCCGGGTATATCCCTACCGGGTTGCGGCAGGCTGTGGGGGGAGCCTGCATATCGTGATGAATGCCAGCCAGGACGCCCTTTCCGTGGTGGCTGATGAGGGCCCCTTACTGCGGGAAGACCGGAAGGCCGCTCTGGAAATAAAGAGCAAGGACCTTACTCCCTTTTTTATCCAGGCCTACAAAGGGGGAAGCGACGTGGTGTTTTTTACGGTCCCCCAGCGGACCCTGGACGGTTCCTATTGCCTTCCCCATCAGGCCCTCCGGATTGTGGAGTGGAATGCCGGGGGGGCCTCTTCGCCAGGGCAGGTTCCCCGTATGTCGTCAGGAATATCCCTGGGGGATCTGGTTAACTGGCTGTTCCAGCAGGATCCCTACGAGAAGGGCGATCCCCTGGGGGGGACAGAAACCGCTGCCCAGGTCCTTGCGGCTACGCGCCTTGCCCGGCGGCACTACCCCCAGGGAGGGGGCCACCTCTGGTATGACCTTCGGCGAGAATCCCTGGAGGATCCGGCCCTGTTAGAAAAAATACAAGCTCGATTCAAAAACGAAATTTCCCCCTCGAGCTTAAACCTCTTTCTTCGCTGCCCCTATGCGTGGTTTTTGCAGCAGGCCCTCAGGATACAGGAACAGGAAACAGAGGTGGTCACCGTGGATGCCCGGGACGAGGGGCTGGTGTACCATGCTATTCTGGAGGGCTTTTTTAAGGAACTGCAGAAAGAGGGGACCCTCGAAGGGGGGCAATTGGAGCGGTACCAGAAAATTCTCGAAACCCATATCGAAGGGGTACGAAAGACCTTTACACGCCAGGAAGGGGTGTTCCAGGAAGAGGTCTACAACATGCTGATTACTCGCATTGGGGGGCGTCTACGGGACTACCTGGCCCAGGATATGGAGAATCTCTCAGGGCATCGCATCGTGGGGGTGGAATTCGATGGGGCCTTCTATGCCTTGCCTCGAAAAGAAGGGGCCGCTTCCTCCTACCGACTGGCTGGACGAATTGATCTTTTGACGATGGATAGGGAGGGGAACCTCATGATTACCGATTTTAAGCGGAAGCGGCTTCCCGATCCGGGGGCCCTGCTTCTCCAGGAAAGCGCCCTTCCCTCCCGGGAAAACATGTACGACCTTCAAATAGCGGCGTATATCCGGATGGTGGAACACACCCCGATAGAAGAAAAATGCAGAAAGGTGCATCGGGCCCGCTTGTATTCGCTGGAAGAGGGAAATCTGCAGAAGGTGATTGACCCCATAGGGTCTGCAACGAACAGCCGCCGTTTACCGGTTACCCGGGATAGCTACGAAGCTACCCTTGAGATGGTGGATTGGCTCTGTGAAGCATACATTGAGGCCCTTGAATCGGGGGATTTCCCCGTACCGGACCTGGAGCATCAAGAGGTGTGTGAGGATTGTTCGGTTCGGTCCGTGTGTCGGGTCCCGTTTGCGGCGGATCGCCTTTCGGGACGATGGAAGGGCTATGCTCCTGAAGAATGGAGAGCTACGCGTCTATGA
- a CDS encoding 16S rRNA (guanine(527)-N(7))-methyltransferase RsmG produces MREEELLSQGISTLCERYPLFKELLAGREAASQELLLQYIDEIERFNPAYGLVGTADRKELVVKHILDSLAPLGILLNLLEGEGKKWRPEQPLPASLAGGKERSPEAQEHPIVPLTLADVGSGGGLPGIPLAICCPHWQITLIERMGRRAGFLQNTLAVLHLPSVRVEEIDLARSRSGPFDIITFRAFHPLDAKLLKAMRERLKPGGLIAAYKGRREKITEEMAPLEKVSLAGNWQAIPVEVPFLEEERHLLIVR; encoded by the coding sequence GTGAGGGAGGAGGAACTCCTTTCGCAAGGAATAAGCACCCTCTGTGAGCGGTATCCCCTGTTTAAGGAGCTTCTGGCAGGGCGGGAAGCGGCGAGCCAGGAGCTTCTCTTGCAGTATATTGATGAAATAGAACGGTTTAATCCTGCCTATGGTCTTGTGGGCACGGCGGATCGAAAAGAATTGGTGGTAAAACACATCCTCGATTCCCTTGCTCCCCTGGGGATACTGCTGAACTTATTGGAAGGGGAAGGGAAAAAATGGCGCCCCGAGCAGCCTCTCCCTGCTTCCCTTGCCGGGGGAAAAGAGCGATCCCCGGAGGCCCAGGAGCATCCCATCGTCCCGCTTACGCTTGCCGACGTGGGAAGCGGAGGGGGCTTGCCAGGGATTCCCCTGGCGATCTGCTGTCCCCATTGGCAGATCACCCTGATAGAACGGATGGGACGGCGGGCAGGTTTTTTGCAGAACACCCTGGCGGTCCTGCACCTGCCCTCGGTTCGGGTGGAAGAGATCGACCTTGCGCGTTCCCGGAGCGGTCCCTTTGATATCATCACCTTTCGGGCCTTTCATCCCCTGGATGCGAAACTGCTTAAAGCCATGCGGGAGCGATTAAAGCCAGGAGGGCTCATTGCGGCCTATAAGGGGCGCCGGGAAAAGATAACAGAAGAAATGGCCCCTCTTGAAAAGGTGTCGCTGGCGGGGAACTGGCAGGCCATTCCTGTGGAGGTCCCTTTCCTTGAAGAAGAGCGGCATCTTCTTATCGTCCGATGA
- the sulP gene encoding sulfate permease, whose product MNLNSFLKEKGEFVPRTFEIGKAFPYSRENLVKDLIAGLTVGIVALPLAMAFSIAAGGSPAQGLYTAIFAGFFISLLGGSRYQIAGPTGAFVVIIYGVISRQGMEGLIVATLLAGIMLIVMGLSGLGRLIKFIPYPVTTGFTTGIALLIFSQQVKDFLGLPIEKVSPEFFEKWVQYIENIGSLNPLTLVVGMGTILIIIGIRRFFPRIPASVVGVTIATLVCVIFRLPVETIGSRFGAIPASLPLPHIPSFQWATLREVFPDAVTIALLAAIESLLSAVVADGMTGDRHKANMELVAQGVGNIASALFGGIPATGAIARTATNIKSGAQSPIAGMVHALTLLLFVLFLAPLASVIPLASLSAVLMVVAWDMSELHRFIRIIRKSPRSDMIVLLTTFTLTVLIDLTVAVEVGVVLAAFLFLRRMVETAEIRPGNPDIGSELVYGPSNEHPHELPRHAKDIEIYEITGPFFFGVADILQDTLMTLEKKPRVFILQLAQVPAIDSTGIAALESFLRYCKKHHINLLLCEIREQPRRALEKAGFIQELGEEYLCSTLDEALKKAEAQKQDKKA is encoded by the coding sequence ATGAATCTCAATTCGTTTCTTAAAGAAAAGGGGGAATTTGTTCCCCGAACCTTCGAAATAGGAAAAGCCTTTCCGTATAGCCGAGAAAATTTAGTCAAAGACCTTATCGCGGGGCTTACCGTCGGGATTGTGGCCCTTCCCCTGGCCATGGCCTTTAGCATCGCCGCGGGGGGTAGCCCCGCCCAGGGATTGTATACCGCCATCTTTGCTGGTTTTTTCATTAGCCTCCTCGGCGGGAGCCGTTACCAGATTGCGGGACCTACGGGGGCCTTTGTTGTCATCATCTACGGCGTAATTTCCCGTCAGGGGATGGAAGGGCTTATTGTGGCCACCCTGTTAGCGGGGATCATGCTCATAGTGATGGGCCTTTCGGGGCTTGGTCGTCTTATAAAATTTATTCCCTACCCGGTTACCACCGGCTTTACCACCGGCATAGCCCTGCTCATCTTCTCTCAACAGGTAAAGGATTTCTTAGGCCTTCCCATCGAAAAGGTGTCCCCCGAATTCTTTGAAAAATGGGTTCAGTACATCGAAAACATAGGAAGCCTCAATCCTCTCACCCTGGTAGTAGGGATGGGTACCATTCTTATCATCATAGGTATTCGCCGATTCTTTCCCCGGATTCCCGCTTCGGTGGTGGGGGTAACCATCGCCACCCTGGTATGCGTCATCTTCCGCTTACCCGTCGAAACCATTGGGTCCCGTTTTGGGGCCATCCCTGCAAGCCTTCCCCTCCCCCATATACCGTCCTTTCAGTGGGCAACCCTTCGGGAGGTGTTTCCTGACGCGGTGACCATCGCCCTCCTGGCGGCAATAGAGTCCCTCCTCTCGGCGGTGGTGGCCGACGGCATGACCGGCGACCGCCACAAGGCAAACATGGAACTGGTAGCGCAGGGAGTAGGGAACATAGCGAGCGCCCTTTTTGGGGGAATCCCTGCGACTGGGGCCATCGCCCGTACAGCCACCAACATTAAATCGGGGGCCCAGAGCCCCATAGCGGGGATGGTCCATGCCCTTACGCTTCTTCTCTTTGTGTTGTTCTTGGCACCCCTCGCGTCGGTCATTCCCCTGGCGAGCCTTTCGGCGGTTCTTATGGTCGTAGCCTGGGACATGAGTGAATTGCATCGGTTCATCCGCATTATCCGTAAGTCCCCTCGGAGCGATATGATTGTCCTCCTTACCACTTTTACGCTTACGGTCCTCATCGACCTAACGGTGGCGGTAGAAGTAGGGGTAGTGCTCGCGGCCTTCCTCTTCCTGCGGCGCATGGTAGAAACCGCGGAGATTCGTCCCGGCAACCCTGACATCGGTTCAGAACTTGTGTATGGGCCAAGCAACGAACATCCCCATGAATTGCCCCGCCATGCAAAGGACATAGAAATTTACGAAATCACGGGGCCCTTCTTTTTTGGGGTAGCCGACATTCTTCAGGATACCCTCATGACCCTGGAGAAAAAGCCGAGGGTATTCATTTTACAGCTTGCCCAGGTACCGGCCATCGACTCCACCGGCATTGCGGCCCTGGAGTCTTTCCTGCGGTATTGCAAAAAACATCACATCAACCTCCTTCTCTGCGAAATTCGAGAGCAACCCCGACGGGCCCTTGAAAAGGCCGGGTTTATTCAGGAGTTAGGGGAAGAATATCTCTGTTCAACCCTGGATGAAGCCTTGAAAAAAGCGGAAGCCCAAAAACAAGACAAGAAGGCATAA
- the brxF gene encoding BREX-3 system P-loop-containing protein BrxF, with protein MSQWLVENILKGIKQAHELYYGLVLLVGPSGSGKTIVLQQIHERTGIPLININRELARRLLELNEKQRILQVSPLLTDLIQTCPGDTVLLDNLEILFDVSLKQDPLRLLLGLSRIKTIGAAWNGRIENNHIVYAMPDHPEYRRYELGDFLVFTPEI; from the coding sequence ATGTCACAGTGGCTTGTTGAGAATATACTTAAGGGAATTAAACAAGCTCATGAACTCTATTACGGGCTTGTTCTCCTCGTAGGGCCTTCTGGATCAGGGAAAACTATAGTACTCCAACAAATTCATGAACGGACCGGGATACCTCTCATCAACATTAATCGTGAGCTTGCTCGTCGTCTGCTTGAACTAAACGAAAAACAGCGAATATTACAGGTATCACCGCTACTTACCGACCTTATCCAGACCTGCCCGGGTGATACAGTTCTCCTAGATAATCTTGAAATACTTTTTGATGTTTCCCTGAAGCAGGATCCTTTACGGCTGCTCCTGGGGCTCTCTCGTATAAAAACGATAGGGGCCGCATGGAATGGTAGAATAGAAAACAATCATATAGTGTATGCTATGCCAGATCATCCCGAATATAGACGGTATGAACTAGGCGATTTTTTGGTATTTACACCGGAAATTTAA
- a CDS encoding Tex family protein, translating to MELTQEFIDSLVVNEVALMKRIAETLSINLSQVSAVISLFNEGCTVPFIARYRKEKTGSLDEVQVREIDHLFTSGKNLEGRRIEIIRSIFEQGKLTETLYENITKAATLAELEDIYAPFKRKKKTRGMVAQEKGLEPLAGAMKELEAAPLREKAREFIKEDPEHPELSVPTVDDALQGAMDIIAEEVAQDPDNRKKIKDFYLTDGRIIVKGLGDEEKRKTSTYQMYWDYQEPLSQIKPHRILAINRGEREGELEVTIDVDENRATELLQSRYLIHNDYHKTAIEDGLKRLLSPAVIREIRGDQSEAADDHGISVFSQNLKNLLMQQPIKGTRVLGIDPGIRTGTKCAALDETGKYLGSFVIYQHRPEEAKKTLLEGIKTYNVQLIAVGNGTGTHEVQELVSQVISENNLEVLYTVVDEDGASVYSASDIAREEFPDLDLTIRGAISIGRRLQDPLAELVKIDPKSIGVGLYQHDVNQKKLSETLDEVVQSVVNNVGVNLNTASFSLLKYVSGINSSLAKKLVKYREEKGKILSRQELLQVPGMGPKTFEQCAGFLKIPESPDPLDNTWVHPENYEIAREIYGILKTKGSLSVEDRKLLKEKYGVGDTTLTDLEEELKKPNRDPREDYPKPVMQKGVVSFEDLREGMVVTGKVKNVVDFGAFVDLGIKETALLHISEMADHFVQDPMEVLKVGDVRQFRIIGLDTDRRRISLSLKSQSTGSGSVTAAAKPAVAGAKKEGEKRRVVVTTAKAPAGGATSGSEQPQQSARPAKDQRGPGKPFGRDDRDDDGTMYNPFAEALRKMQEKDKKR from the coding sequence ATGGAATTAACACAGGAATTTATTGATAGTCTCGTGGTCAACGAAGTGGCCTTGATGAAACGGATTGCTGAAACCCTCTCGATTAACCTGAGTCAGGTTTCAGCGGTTATCAGCCTTTTTAACGAAGGTTGTACGGTTCCTTTTATCGCCCGATACCGGAAAGAAAAAACGGGAAGCCTGGACGAAGTCCAGGTACGGGAAATAGATCACCTTTTTACCAGCGGGAAGAACCTGGAAGGTCGCCGGATTGAGATTATCCGGAGCATTTTTGAGCAGGGAAAACTGACAGAGACCCTCTATGAAAACATAACGAAGGCCGCCACATTAGCGGAATTAGAAGATATCTATGCTCCCTTCAAACGGAAAAAGAAAACCCGGGGCATGGTGGCTCAAGAAAAAGGGCTTGAACCCCTGGCTGGGGCTATGAAGGAACTTGAGGCGGCGCCCCTGCGGGAGAAGGCCCGGGAATTCATCAAGGAAGATCCCGAACATCCTGAGCTTTCGGTGCCTACCGTGGATGATGCCCTGCAGGGGGCGATGGATATCATTGCCGAAGAGGTCGCCCAGGACCCGGATAATCGCAAGAAAATAAAGGACTTCTACCTTACCGATGGGAGAATCATCGTAAAAGGTCTTGGGGACGAAGAAAAACGAAAGACCAGTACCTACCAGATGTATTGGGATTACCAGGAACCCCTTTCTCAGATTAAGCCCCACCGGATCCTGGCGATTAACCGGGGCGAACGGGAAGGAGAACTGGAAGTAACCATCGATGTGGACGAAAACCGGGCCACGGAACTGCTCCAGAGCCGGTACCTGATTCATAACGACTATCATAAAACGGCTATCGAGGACGGGCTAAAGCGGCTTCTGTCCCCTGCGGTTATCCGGGAAATCCGGGGCGATCAGAGCGAAGCTGCCGATGATCACGGTATTTCTGTCTTTAGCCAGAACCTGAAAAACCTTCTCATGCAGCAGCCCATTAAGGGGACCCGCGTGCTGGGCATTGACCCCGGCATTCGAACAGGCACCAAGTGCGCCGCCCTTGATGAGACCGGCAAATACCTGGGAAGTTTTGTTATCTACCAACATCGACCAGAGGAAGCAAAGAAAACCCTCCTTGAAGGGATTAAAACTTACAATGTTCAACTCATTGCGGTGGGGAACGGGACCGGCACCCACGAAGTGCAGGAACTGGTTTCCCAGGTGATTAGCGAAAACAACCTGGAGGTCCTGTACACCGTGGTGGATGAAGACGGGGCTTCGGTGTATTCGGCCAGCGACATCGCCCGGGAGGAATTCCCCGACCTGGACCTTACCATCCGGGGGGCTATCTCTATTGGTCGGCGTTTGCAGGATCCCCTGGCGGAATTGGTCAAGATTGATCCTAAGTCTATCGGCGTCGGGTTATACCAGCACGATGTGAACCAGAAAAAGCTTTCCGAAACCCTGGATGAAGTGGTCCAGTCGGTGGTGAACAATGTCGGGGTAAACCTGAATACGGCAAGCTTTTCGCTTCTTAAGTATGTGTCGGGGATTAACAGTTCCCTGGCTAAAAAATTGGTGAAATACCGGGAGGAAAAGGGGAAAATTCTCAGTCGACAGGAATTACTCCAGGTGCCGGGAATGGGGCCTAAAACTTTTGAGCAATGTGCCGGTTTCTTAAAAATCCCGGAGAGTCCCGATCCCCTGGATAATACCTGGGTGCACCCGGAAAATTACGAAATTGCCCGGGAAATCTATGGAATTCTTAAAACCAAGGGGAGCCTTTCGGTGGAAGATCGAAAGCTCCTTAAAGAAAAATATGGGGTTGGAGACACCACCCTAACGGACCTGGAAGAGGAGTTGAAAAAGCCCAACCGGGACCCCCGGGAAGATTACCCCAAACCGGTGATGCAAAAAGGGGTAGTGTCTTTTGAGGATCTGCGGGAAGGGATGGTGGTTACGGGTAAAGTGAAAAATGTAGTGGACTTTGGGGCCTTCGTGGACCTGGGGATAAAAGAAACGGCCCTGCTCCATATCAGCGAGATGGCCGATCACTTTGTGCAGGACCCTATGGAAGTGCTCAAGGTGGGGGATGTGCGGCAGTTCCGCATCATTGGTCTTGATACGGATAGACGGCGCATCAGCCTTTCTCTGAAGAGCCAATCGACCGGAAGTGGATCGGTCACGGCCGCCGCAAAGCCAGCGGTGGCGGGAGCGAAAAAAGAAGGAGAAAAGCGCCGCGTTGTGGTAACCACAGCGAAAGCGCCGGCCGGCGGCGCCACCTCCGGTTCTGAACAGCCGCAGCAGTCGGCCAGACCGGCAAAGGACCAGCGAGGGCCCGGGAAACCCTTTGGAAGAGATGATAGGGACGATGATGGTACCATGTACAATCCCTTTGCGGAGGCCCTGCGGAAAATGCAGGAGAAGGATAAAAAACGGTGA